A region from the Triticum aestivum cultivar Chinese Spring chromosome 3D, IWGSC CS RefSeq v2.1, whole genome shotgun sequence genome encodes:
- the LOC123074423 gene encoding uncharacterized protein → MGEMLFLACHLLLSLALIVASLSHLFFSSVAHQSPAHTNNHRFRILRHPLFRILPVLAALPFPFLPIAPTSRLLTFTLLPPLLLLLPLPFLPVNHLPLLRPLFLSLPLLLQARAVGLLADAFPVSDLQVHTLSIATLLLITAATTSLVSTLSQSRTTQHLLAETLFTFVGIVGGLWALQSGLNLYVDSCVPAGCHRLMDTTLAPATRCDVDEARLQAIAFMDVMLSVHCLIAATFVSGLHLGVANRYVVDGGGVNVGMGTGRRHNSIGGSYDALPMVPLSSGAIEETEYLPVKGVVGKAVAQE, encoded by the coding sequence ATGGGGGAGATGTTGTTTCTCGCGTGCCAccttctcctctccctcgccctcatcgtcgcctccctctcccacctattcTTCTCCTCCGTTGCCCACCAATCCCCCGCGCACACTAACAACCACCGCTTTCGCATCCTTCGACATCCACTCTTTCGCATACTCCCCGTCCTCGCTGCCCTCCCATTCCCCTTCCTTCCCATCGCCCCCACCTCTCGCCTACTCACATTCACCCTCCTACCTCCCCTCCTCCTTCTACTCCCACTCCCCTTCCTCCCGGTCAACCACCTCCCACTCCTACGCCCTTTATTCTTATCCCTCCCTCTACTCCTCCAAGCCCGCGCCGTGGGTCTTCTCGCCGATGCATTCCCCGTATCCGATCTCCAGGTTCACACTCTCTCCATCGCCACCCTCCTCCTCATCACTGCCGCCACTACTTCCCTAGTATCCACATTGTCGCAGTCGAGAACCACCCAGCACTTGTTAGCGGAGACATTGTTTACCTTTGTCGGTATCGTTGGTGGCCTCTGGGCTCTCCAAAGTGGCCTCAACCTTTACGTCGACTCCTGCGTCCCCGCGGGTTGCCACCGGCTGATGGACACAACTCTCGCACCAGCCACACGTTGTGACGTTGATGAAGCTAGGCTACAGGCCATTGCGTTCATGGATGTCATGCTGTCAGTGCATTGCTTGATTGCGGCAACTTTTGTGTCTGGGTTGCATCTCGGGGTGGCAAACAGGTACGTGGTTGATGGTGGGGGTGTTAATGTTGGTATGGGGACAGGTCGAAGGCATAATAGCATTGGGGGTTCATATGATGCCCTGCCCATGGTGCCTTTGTCATCGGGGGCCATTGAGGAGACAGAGTATTTGCCTGTGAAGGGCGTCGTTGGCAAGGCTGTGGCACAGGAATAA
- the LOC123078041 gene encoding phospholipase A1 PLIP3, chloroplastic yields the protein MDALRFLGAVRPATPPQPPVAPPPAQRQQQQTRAAMPRLWPRGERRGAGASGEVRGDEAGTRPDAEERRQGNQQTRAAMPRLWPRGERPGAGASGEVRGEEAGTRPNAEDRRQGNWVLQMLRVQPRWADQADAEAAGGGRGRGGQEDEAPDVSGAERCASCDGGDDEEGCAVGADEGGGEVFDRASFSRLLRKVSIEDAKEYSRMSYLCNIAYMIPKIQPKCLRRYSLQFVTTSVQEKDRANPDRKQEQSTEKGESPDKKPRVVKNAAAALGSKEEEGNGLAINPFGAYQVMSSAASYLHSRAMGINPFGSRTNGKNDPTTIMAIVSGENGEGLTLDEASFVATTNSVTSMVAAKEETRQAVADDLNSSRSCPSEWFICDDDQGSTRYFVVQGSETIASWQANLLFEPVKFEGLDVLVHRGIYEAAKGMYHQMLPYVRSHLRNYGKSAELRFTGHSLGGSLALLVNLMLLMRGEAPAASLLPVITFGAPCIMCGGDHLLRKLGLPKSHVQSITMHRDIVPRVFSCNYPDHVANILKLANGNFRSHPCLTNQKLLYAPMGEVLILQPDKRLSPHHHLLPQDSGIYYLGDSAGISLKLLQSAVSAFFNSPHPLEILKDSGAYGPKGTVYRDHDVNSYLRSVRGVVRKEVRRLREAERERWQLLLWWPLAVHGVLATGIGGWGELADAVARGGKQAARQAQQHARLLALFLLPVKLLVLGALLAVGLR from the exons ATGGACGCGCTGAGGTTTCTGGGCGCCGTCCGGCCCGCCACGCCGCCGCAGCCCCcagtggcgccgccgccggcgcagcggcagcagcagcagacgcGCGCCGCCATGCCGCGCCTGTGGCCGCGCGGCGAGAGGCGGGGCGCCGGCGCGAGCGGAGAGGTTCGCGGCGATGAGGCGGGGACGAGGCCCGACGCGGAGGAGCGGAGGCAGGGCAATCAGCAGACGCGCGCCGCCATGCCGCGCCTGTGGCCGCGCGGCGAGAGGCCGGGCGCCGGCGCGAGCGGAGAGGTTCGCGGCGAGGAGGCTGGGACGAGGCCCAACGCGGAGGACCGGAGGCAGGGCAACTGGGTGCTGCAGATGCTGCGGGTGCAACCAAGGTGGGCGGATCAGGCGGACGCCGAGGCGGCCGGCGGTGGCCGGGGACGCGGAGGGCAGGAAGACgaggcgccggacgtgtccggggcCGAGAGGTGCGCGTCGTGCGACGGCGGGGACGACGAGGAAGGCTGCGCCGTCGGGGcggacgagggcggcggcgaggtGTTCGACCGCGCGTCCTTCTCGAGGCTCCTCCGGAAGGTGTCCATCGAGGACGCCAAGGAGTACTCCAGGATGTCCTACCTCTGCAACATCGCCTACATGATCCCCAAAATTCAG CCAAAATGTCTCCGCCGGTACAGTTTACAGTTTGTGACAACATCAGTGCAAGAGAAGGACAGAGCTAATCCTGATAGGAAGCAGGAGCAGAGCACTGAGAAAGGTGAATCTCCAGATAAAAAACCTCGAGTTGTCAAGAATGCTGCCGCTGCGTTGggcagcaaggaggaagaaggaaatGGCCTGGCGATAAACCCTTTTGGTGCATACCAAGTCATGTCATCTGCTGCCTCATATTTACATTCCCGGGCCATGGGCATCAATCCCTTTGGTTCCAGGACTAATGGTAAGAATGATCCAACAACCATCATGGCCATTGTGAGTGGTGAGAATGGTGAAGGTTTAACCTTGGACGAAGCCTCATTTGTGGCCACAACAAATTCAGTAACTTCCATGGTTGCTGCCAAGGAAGAAACAAGACAAGCTGTTGCAGATGATCTAAATTCTTCAAGGTCATGTCCCTCTGAATGGTTTATTTGCGATGATGATCAAGGCAGCACAAGATACTTCGTAGTTCAG GGCTCGGAGACGATCGCTTCTTGGCAGGCCAACCTACTATTTGAACCAGTCAAATTTGAG GGACTCGATGTACTTGTTCACAGGGGAATATACGAAGCTGCCAAAGGGATGTATCACCAAATGCTGCCATATGTCAGATCACACTTGAGAAATTATGGTAAATCCGCAGAATTACGATTCACTGGCCATTCTCTTGGTGGGAGTTTGGCTTTGCTTGTGAATCTAATGTTGCTGATGAGAGGAGAGGCACCTGCTGCATCATTGTTGCCTGTTATAACATTCGGTGCCCCATGCATCATGTGTGGCGGTGACCACTTACTCCGTAAACTCGGGCTGCCGAAGAGTCATGTGCAATCAATCACAATGCATCGGGATATTGTTCCTCGAGTATTTTCGTGCAATTATCCTGACCATGTCGCCAACATTCTGAAGCTCGCCAATGGAAATTTCCGCAGTCACCCATGCCTTACAAACCAG AAACTCTTGTATGCCCCAATGGGGGAAGTCCTCATCTTGCAGCCGGACAAGAGGCTGTCCCCGCACCACCACCTTCTCCCACAGGACAGTGGCATCTACTACCTGGGCGATTCGGCAGGCATCTCCCTGAAACTGCTCCAATCCGCCGTGTCAGCCTTCTTCAACTCCCCACACCCGTTGGAGATCCTCAAGGACAGCGGCGCCTACGGCCCCAAGGGCACGGTGTACCGCGACCACGACGTGAACTCGTACCTGCGGTCGGTCCGCGGCGTGGTGCGCAAGGAGGTGCGGCGCCTCCGGGAGGCGGAGCGCGAGCGGTGGCAGCTCCTCCTGTGGTGGCCGCTGGCCGTGCACGGCGTGCTGGCCACCGGCATTGGCGGCTGGGGCGAGCTGGCGGACGCGGTGGCGCGGGGAGGGAAGCAGGCGGCGAGGCAGGCCCAGCAGCACGCCCGGCTGCTGGCGCTGTTCCTGCTGCCGGTGAAGCTGCTCGTGCTCGGGGCTCTCCTGGCCGTTGGACTGAggtga